The following are from one region of the Gossypium hirsutum isolate 1008001.06 chromosome D03, Gossypium_hirsutum_v2.1, whole genome shotgun sequence genome:
- the LOC107949792 gene encoding PLASMODESMATA CALLOSE-BINDING PROTEIN 2, with amino-acid sequence MAALVLPLLILAAITGRSSGNWCICKDGVSDTVLQKTLDYACGAGADCNPIHLKGSCFNPDTVKAHCSYAVNSYFQRKGQAQGTCDFSGTATVTTADPSYTGCAFPSSASTAGTTTTPTTTPSSTTPSSVNPINNTPTSTTPFGSTTPTGILGGVGNGLGPSGTGINPDYSTDGGFRLQYCFSSYATLLISGLMLLWG; translated from the exons ATGGCTGCTTTAGTGCTCCCGCTGCTCATCCTGGCCGCCATCACTGGCCGCTCAA GTGGCAACTGGTGTATATGCAAAGATGGTGTAAGTGATACAGTATTGCAGAAGACACTGGACTATGCATGTGGTGCAGGCGCCGACTGTAACCCTATCCACTTGAAGGGATCCTGTTTTAACCCCGACACTGTTAAGGCTCATTGCAGTTACGCCGTTAACAGTTACTTCCAAAGAAAAGGCCAAGCTCAAGGCACTTGTGATTTTTCCGGCACTGCTACCGTTACCACCGCTGACCCCA GCTACACTGGTTGTGCTTTCCCATCTAGTGCCAG TACCGCAGGCACCACCACAACACCAACAACCACACCCTCATCCACCACACCCTCGTCCGTGAACCCAATCAACAACACCCCAACAAGCACAACACCATTTGGTTCGACCACACCTACCGGAATATTGGGAGGAGTTGGTAACGGCTTAGGCCCGTCCGGAACTGGGATCAACCCAGATTACAGTACTGATGGAGGATTTAGGCTGCAATACTGCTTCTCTTCCTATGCAACCCTCTTGATTTCAGGATTGATGTTATTGTGGGGTTAA